One segment of Spinacia oleracea plastid, complete genome DNA contains the following:
- the rps15 gene encoding ribosomal protein S15, giving the protein MKKNSFISVISDEKKEENKGSVEFQVFCFTNKIRRLTLHLELHKKDYSSQRGLRKTLGKRQRLLAYLLKINGVRYKELISKLNIRELKTR; this is encoded by the coding sequence ATGAAAAAAAATTCATTCATATCCGTAATTTCGGATGAAAAAAAAGAAGAAAACAAGGGTTCTGTTGAATTTCAAGTATTCTGTTTTACCAATAAGATAAGAAGACTTACTTTACATTTGGAATTGCACAAAAAAGACTATTCATCTCAGCGGGGTCTACGAAAAACTCTGGGAAAACGTCAACGACTGCTGGCTTATTTGTTAAAGATAAATGGAGTACGTTATAAAGAATTAATCAGTAAATTGAACATTCGAGAACTAAAAACACGTTAA